One Deltaproteobacteria bacterium genomic region harbors:
- a CDS encoding DUF4911 domain-containing protein yields the protein MGARNLGYRRFAHDLRINAVTHAPDVVPICLRVPRREIAYVKFVFESYEGVATVRTLDRHRATLVVLTTRDFERVARAVVASLAAEGVCEESAPPADFDGDWLGPDDDA from the coding sequence GTGGGAGCCCGCAATCTCGGATATCGCCGGTTCGCACATGATCTCAGGATAAACGCCGTGACTCACGCGCCCGACGTCGTCCCGATCTGCCTGCGCGTCCCCCGCCGCGAGATTGCCTACGTCAAGTTCGTCTTCGAGTCGTACGAGGGTGTGGCGACCGTGCGCACGCTCGACCGCCACCGAGCGACGCTCGTCGTGCTGACCACCAGGGACTTCGAGCGCGTGGCGCGCGCCGTCGTCGCGTCGCTCGCGGCCGAGGGCGTGTGCGAGGAGTCGGCGCCGCCGGCCGATTTCGACGGGGACTGGCTCGGGCCCGACGACGACGCGTGA
- the tatC gene encoding twin-arginine translocase subunit TatC — protein sequence MGPETDARMPLTAHLEELRWRIVRALVAVGVGFSVCYAFSEHIFAFLLHPLAALRPSEALVIGTGVTEAFFTKLKVSFIAGIFAASPVIFFQAWRFIAPGLYEKEKRLAVPFSIAASAFFLTGAAFCYWFVFPVAYRFFLDEFTSIGVAPQIRISEYLAFASRMLLAFGATFELPVVTFFLARIGVVTHRHLIAWARYAIVVIFIVAAVLTPGPDVASQLLMAAPLLVLYGVSIVVALFAARPAPAAVPAEGTGQP from the coding sequence ATGGGTCCCGAGACCGACGCGCGGATGCCGCTCACCGCGCATCTCGAGGAGCTGCGCTGGCGGATCGTGCGCGCCCTCGTCGCCGTCGGCGTCGGGTTCTCGGTCTGCTACGCGTTCTCCGAGCACATCTTCGCGTTCCTCCTCCATCCCCTCGCCGCGCTGCGGCCCAGCGAGGCGCTGGTCATCGGCACGGGGGTGACGGAGGCGTTCTTCACCAAGCTCAAGGTCTCCTTCATCGCCGGCATCTTCGCGGCGAGCCCGGTGATCTTCTTCCAGGCCTGGCGCTTCATCGCGCCCGGCCTCTACGAGAAGGAGAAGCGTCTCGCCGTGCCGTTCTCGATCGCGGCTTCTGCCTTCTTCCTGACCGGGGCCGCCTTCTGCTACTGGTTCGTCTTCCCCGTCGCCTACCGCTTCTTCCTCGACGAGTTCACCTCCATCGGCGTGGCCCCCCAGATCCGCATCAGCGAGTACCTGGCGTTCGCCTCGCGCATGCTGCTCGCCTTCGGCGCGACCTTCGAGCTGCCGGTCGTGACCTTCTTCCTCGCCCGCATCGGCGTGGTGACGCACCGCCACCTGATCGCGTGGGCGCGCTACGCAATCGTCGTCATCTTCATCGTCGCCGCGGTGCTGACACCGGGTCCCGACGTCGCCTCGCAGCTCCTCATGGCGGCGCCGCTGCTCGTGCTCTACGGGGTGAGCATCGTGGTCGCGCTGTTCGCGGCGCGGCCGGCGCCTGCCGCGGTCCCGGCGGAGGGGACGGGGCAGCCCTGA
- the tatB gene encoding twin-arginine translocase subunit TatB translates to MFGIGMPELIVILVVALVVLGPKRLPEVARTLGKAIAEFRRQTSEIVEEFQTQALREDEPERPAARPGATASLPPQAPPAPDKPTSGQT, encoded by the coding sequence ATGTTCGGCATCGGCATGCCCGAGCTGATCGTGATCTTGGTGGTCGCGCTCGTGGTCCTCGGTCCCAAACGGCTGCCGGAGGTCGCGCGCACGCTCGGCAAGGCGATCGCCGAGTTCCGGCGGCAGACGAGCGAGATCGTCGAGGAGTTCCAGACGCAGGCGCTGCGCGAGGACGAGCCCGAGCGTCCTGCCGCCCGGCCGGGTGCGACGGCGAGCCTGCCCCCGCAAGCGCCACCCGCTCCGGACAAACCCACCTCCGGCCAGACCTGA
- a CDS encoding histone deacetylase: MTGGTAVVSDARMLAHDPGRSHPERADRLRVLLDHLEDAPGLVRLHPRLATEDELALVHTRAHIERVARTAGRPRVVFDPDTSASADSYEAARLAAGSLLVGCEAILAGEVANAFALVRPPGHHAERERAMGFCLFNNVAVAAAFLGTKGIRRVAIIDWDLHHGNGTQHLFEEDPDVLYVSTHQYPYYPGTGGAEEVGQGAGAGRTLNLPFPAGFGDAEYAEAFREVVLPVCRQFAPEFVLVSAGFDCDHRDPLGAMAVTPAGFTAMAQACTQLAGESAGGRIAAALEGGYDLRALVEGVDAVLAAMRGTGGSAPPATGEARRVQAVLARVRAAHAAYWRL; encoded by the coding sequence ATGACGGGCGGTACGGCCGTCGTTTCAGACGCCCGTATGCTGGCGCACGACCCGGGTCGCAGCCATCCCGAGCGCGCCGACCGTCTGCGAGTGCTCCTCGATCACCTCGAGGACGCACCGGGACTCGTCCGGCTTCACCCGCGCCTCGCGACCGAGGACGAGCTCGCGCTCGTCCACACGCGCGCACACATCGAACGCGTCGCGCGCACGGCCGGAAGGCCGCGCGTCGTCTTCGACCCGGACACGAGCGCGTCCGCCGACTCCTACGAGGCGGCGCGGCTCGCCGCCGGCAGCCTGCTCGTCGGCTGCGAGGCGATTCTCGCGGGCGAGGTCGCGAACGCCTTCGCGCTCGTGCGTCCCCCGGGCCATCACGCCGAGCGGGAGCGCGCCATGGGGTTCTGCCTCTTCAACAACGTGGCGGTGGCGGCGGCGTTCCTCGGCACCAAGGGCATCCGCCGGGTCGCGATCATCGACTGGGATCTGCACCACGGCAACGGCACGCAGCACCTCTTCGAGGAAGACCCCGACGTGCTGTACGTGTCGACGCACCAGTATCCCTACTACCCCGGCACGGGCGGGGCGGAGGAGGTCGGGCAGGGCGCCGGCGCCGGGCGGACGCTCAACCTGCCGTTTCCCGCCGGCTTCGGCGACGCGGAGTACGCCGAGGCCTTTCGCGAGGTCGTGCTGCCCGTCTGCCGCCAGTTCGCACCCGAGTTCGTCCTGGTGTCGGCCGGTTTCGACTGCGATCATCGCGACCCGCTCGGTGCCATGGCGGTCACACCCGCCGGGTTCACCGCCATGGCACAGGCATGCACCCAGCTGGCGGGGGAGAGCGCCGGGGGGCGGATCGCGGCCGCGCTCGAGGGGGGATACGACCTCCGCGCCCTCGTCGAGGGGGTCGACGCCGTCCTCGCCGCGATGCGCGGGACGGGCGGCTCTGCGCCGCCGGCGACGGGCGAGGCGCGCCGCGTCCAGGCGGTGCTGGCCCGCGTGCGGGCTGCCCACGCGGCCTACTGGCGGCTCTGA